One genomic window of Sphingomonas ginsengisoli An et al. 2013 includes the following:
- the phbB gene encoding acetoacetyl-CoA reductase, whose amino-acid sequence MARVAIVTGGSRGIGEAISIALKNAGMIVAANYAGNDERAKAFTGRTGIRAFKWDVSDYDACQAGVRQIEEELGPVDVLVNNAGITRDTTMKRMDHAKWQEVIDTNLGGCFNMAKAVWEGMTSRSYGRIVNIGSINGQAGQYGQVNYAAAKSGIHGFTKALAQEGARSGITVNAIAPGYIDTDMVAAVPEEVLGKIVAKIPVGRLGKAEEIARGVAFLCDVNGGFITGSTLSINGGQHMY is encoded by the coding sequence ATGGCCCGAGTAGCAATCGTGACCGGCGGCAGCCGCGGCATTGGCGAGGCGATCAGCATCGCGCTCAAGAATGCCGGGATGATCGTCGCCGCCAATTACGCCGGCAATGACGAGCGCGCCAAGGCGTTCACCGGGCGCACCGGCATCCGCGCCTTCAAGTGGGACGTCAGCGACTATGACGCCTGCCAGGCCGGCGTCCGCCAGATCGAGGAGGAGCTCGGGCCCGTCGACGTGCTGGTCAACAACGCCGGCATCACCCGCGACACGACGATGAAGCGGATGGACCATGCCAAGTGGCAGGAGGTGATCGACACCAATCTGGGCGGGTGCTTCAACATGGCCAAGGCGGTGTGGGAAGGGATGACCAGCCGCAGCTACGGACGGATCGTCAACATCGGCTCGATCAACGGGCAGGCGGGTCAATACGGCCAGGTCAATTACGCCGCCGCCAAGTCGGGCATCCACGGCTTCACCAAGGCGCTGGCGCAGGAAGGTGCGCGCAGCGGCATCACCGTCAACGCGATCGCCCCGGGCTATATCGACACCGACATGGTCGCCGCGGTGCCCGAGGAAGTGCTGGGCAAGATCGTCGCCAAGATTCCCGTCGGCCGGCTCGGCAAGGCCGAGGAGATCGCCCGCGGGGTCGCCTTCCTGTGCGACGTCAACGGCGGCTTCATCACCGGTTCGACCCTGTCGATCAACGGCGGGCAGCACATGTACTGA
- a CDS encoding ribbon-helix-helix domain-containing protein: protein MPETLTYAPPVKRSVLVAGHQTSVSLEPLFWRALEVAAADMALPVNALVALIDEERLKVSEPPNLTSALRQWLFGRALGN, encoded by the coding sequence TTGCCCGAAACCCTCACCTACGCCCCGCCGGTCAAGCGCAGCGTGCTCGTCGCCGGCCACCAGACCAGCGTCAGCCTGGAGCCTCTGTTCTGGCGCGCGCTCGAGGTGGCGGCGGCGGACATGGCATTGCCGGTCAACGCGCTGGTCGCGCTGATCGACGAGGAAAGGCTGAAGGTGAGCGAGCCGCCCAACCTGACGTCGGCCTTGCGTCAGTGGCTATTCGGACGCGCGCTCGGGAATTGA
- the hemH gene encoding ferrochelatase, whose protein sequence is MNPPADHPAILPRKVGVLLINLGTPDAPEAPAVRRYLAEFLSDRRVVEIPPLAWKPILHGIILRTRPKKSAHAYQQVWTDEGSPLAAITRRQAEALQARWGERVMVDWAMRYGNPGIRPAVEKLFAAGCDRILAAPLYPQYCAATTATANDSLFGYLAELRWQPALRTLPPYHDDPAYIGALKASLERQLGALDFAPDRLLLSFHGMPERTLMLGDPYHCHCRKTARLVGEQLSIPTDTAFQSRFGRAKWLEPATETVLAAYPGQGVRKLAIAAPGFSADCIETIEELGIRGKETFASSGGTHFARLDCLNDSAEGMDMLDTILSRELAGWVPPA, encoded by the coding sequence ATGAACCCGCCCGCCGATCATCCCGCCATTCTCCCGCGCAAGGTCGGCGTGCTGCTGATCAACCTCGGCACCCCAGATGCGCCAGAAGCGCCGGCGGTCCGCCGCTACCTCGCCGAATTCCTTTCCGACCGGCGGGTGGTCGAGATCCCGCCGCTCGCGTGGAAGCCGATCCTCCACGGCATTATCCTGCGCACCCGCCCGAAAAAGTCGGCGCACGCCTACCAGCAGGTGTGGACCGACGAGGGCAGCCCGCTCGCCGCGATCACCCGCCGCCAGGCCGAGGCGTTGCAGGCGCGCTGGGGCGAGCGGGTGATGGTCGATTGGGCGATGCGCTATGGCAACCCCGGCATCCGCCCGGCGGTCGAGAAACTGTTCGCCGCCGGCTGCGACCGGATCCTCGCCGCGCCGCTCTATCCGCAATATTGCGCCGCCACGACCGCGACCGCCAACGACAGCCTGTTCGGCTATCTTGCCGAATTGCGCTGGCAACCGGCGCTCCGGACGCTTCCGCCCTATCATGACGACCCCGCCTATATCGGCGCGCTGAAGGCGAGCCTCGAGCGGCAGCTCGGCGCGCTCGACTTCGCTCCCGACCGGCTGCTGCTGAGCTTCCACGGGATGCCCGAGCGGACGCTCATGCTCGGCGATCCCTATCATTGCCACTGCCGCAAGACCGCGCGGCTGGTGGGTGAGCAGCTTTCCATTCCGACCGACACCGCGTTCCAGTCGCGGTTCGGGCGCGCCAAGTGGCTCGAGCCCGCGACCGAGACCGTGCTCGCCGCCTATCCGGGGCAGGGGGTCAGGAAGCTGGCGATCGCCGCGCCGGGCTTCTCGGCTGACTGCATCGAGACGATCGAGGAGCTCGGCATCCGCGGCAAGGAGACGTTCGCGTCCTCCGGCGGCACCCACTTCGCGCGGCTCGACTGCCTCAACGACAGTGCGGAAGGGATGGATATGCTCGACACCATCCTCAGCCGTGAACTTGCGGGCTGGGTGCCGCCTGCCTAA
- a CDS encoding ATP-grasp domain-containing protein codes for MPHLLLLTPDPAYPEEFGWAFDVQSGALREAGAEVTARPWSQAGDLAGFDAVLPLVAWGYHLQYPEWLAFLDRAEREAKRVINPAALLRWNSDKVYLKQLGAAGVPTVPTLEVDHLNEAALAAAFGTLGTDQVVIKPPVSAGASGTYRLREGEAAHVPEDVHGQRMLIQPWLPTIQTTGEYSLILFGGELSHTVVKRPVGGDFRVQPNFGGETLACDPPAGALALAKAALALAPGEATYARVDLVEGLDGALQVIELELIEPALFLHCAEEAKPRFAEAILRAAG; via the coding sequence ATGCCGCATTTGCTGCTGCTGACCCCGGACCCCGCCTATCCGGAGGAGTTCGGCTGGGCTTTCGACGTCCAGTCAGGCGCGCTGCGCGAGGCGGGGGCGGAGGTGACCGCGCGGCCGTGGTCGCAGGCCGGCGACCTTGCCGGCTTCGACGCAGTGCTGCCGCTGGTCGCCTGGGGCTACCATCTCCAATATCCCGAGTGGCTCGCCTTCCTCGACCGCGCCGAGCGTGAGGCGAAGCGGGTGATCAATCCGGCGGCGCTGCTGCGCTGGAACAGCGACAAAGTGTATCTTAAACAGCTCGGCGCGGCGGGAGTGCCGACCGTGCCGACGCTCGAGGTCGATCATCTGAACGAAGCGGCGCTGGCGGCGGCGTTCGGGACGCTCGGCACCGATCAGGTGGTGATCAAGCCGCCGGTCTCGGCCGGCGCGTCGGGTACCTATCGGTTGCGCGAGGGCGAGGCGGCGCACGTGCCGGAGGACGTCCACGGCCAGCGGATGCTGATCCAGCCGTGGCTGCCGACCATCCAGACCACCGGCGAATATTCGCTCATCCTGTTCGGCGGCGAGCTCAGCCACACGGTCGTCAAGCGCCCGGTCGGCGGTGACTTTCGGGTCCAGCCCAACTTCGGCGGTGAGACGCTGGCGTGCGACCCGCCCGCGGGCGCGCTCGCACTGGCCAAGGCCGCACTCGCGCTCGCGCCGGGCGAGGCCACCTATGCGCGGGTCGATCTGGTCGAAGGGCTGGACGGCGCGCTGCAGGTGATCGAGCTCGAGCTGATCGAACCGGCGTTGTTCCTGCATTGCGCCGAGGAAGCGAAACCCCGGTTCGCCGAGGCGATCCTGCGCGCAGCAGGCTAA